The Teredinibacter sp. KSP-S5-2 genomic interval TACTTCGCTTTGACGTGTAATAGGTGCTTGTCCTTCAATTGAGTAATTCCAATCTTTCAGGAGTACGTCTCTTTTAAAGTCAATCGAGCTTATTCGCTCTAATGTTATTGTCTTACCATTTTTGATGATGGAATTTACCATGCTTGGTTGAAAGTGCCGGTGTAGTCCTGGTACGTTCATAAAGTCAATAACAAAACGCCCTCCTGGTTTTAAGCTCGTATACGCTCGTTGTAGCATTCTACTATTGGTAGCATCATCTTCAGCATAGCCAAAGCTTGTCCACCAGTTTATAGCAATATCTACGGGTATTTCGGTAGAGAACTGCATGGCGTCTGCACAAAATAGATCTGCTTTTACTTCGTGCTTCTTTAGCTTTTTTTCTGCTAGTACAATGTACTCTGGTATTAGGTCTACACCTATGACATTGTGTTTTTTTGCGAGTAAGGCTGTTAGGCGACCGGTACCGCAGCACTGGTCAAACACGCTATCTCCCGCTTTCATTTTTGCGTAATTCTCTAAAAATAGTAGCGTGTTTTCCGCGTCTTCCGTAGACGCATTCTCCATTAGGATGTCTGCAAGATTTTGGTCGTAAAGTGTTTTCCACCAGGGGGGCTCTATATATGATGTCATGAGATAATATGGATTAGTCTATGTGGTTTAGCGAAAAATGTTTATTGAGAGCACTAAAAGATAAGAGCGTCATTAGTACTGGATCCATAGTCTTTTGGACTTCAGGGGTGGCGTGTCTCCATTGTTGCAACCATTGCTGAGTTTTTTCTGGGCAGAATACAGGGTTGTACCGGAATGTTTGCGTGGAAAGTTGGTCAAAAATCTTTTCCATTAAGTTGGTTGAAATTCCTCCCGATATCGGAGGTGCAATAAACGGGTGCTTCTCTCTATTGACAATATTATGTGGCAACTTGTTCTTTAAACACTCTCTAAGTGCTTTTTTTGTCGTTTTTCTATCTAGCTTCTGTTGAGTGTCTAGCTTGATGCCTAGCTCAAATACCGTATGGTCTAGGAAAGGGAGCCTGCCTTCTATAGAAAATGCCATTTCCATCCCGTCGCCTAACGTTTTTAATATGTAATTGCTTAACACCATTTCTGTCCATAGCTTATTTGATTTTTGAACGGGAGTGAGTAAAGGAGAGCTTGTCGGACTGTCTAGCTTGTTGAGTAATTCTTGCTTGGCTTTTGCCTGTTGAAACAGTTGGTTAAACTCTTCTTTGAATAAAGGTGGAAATTGTTGACAGAATTGAAACTTGGCAGCTAAAAAACTGGGAATAAACACAGAATCATTTTTTTTGTTAGTGCTCAGCATAAGTCCTTTCTGCAGCTGATGTACTTGACCGATATGTGTTAGCGCTTGTTGTTGTGCCTCGCCTGTAAGTTCTGAGTTTGCATAATCCTGTAATAAATGTGCGTACCCCATAAAGGCTTCGTCTGCACCTTCTCCTGATAAAATAACTTGGTGGCCATTTTTAGCGATAGCTTTATTTAGCAAGAATTTACCAACATATTGTCCGTTGCTCGCTAGTCCTTCACAAAAGTACGCGGCTTTATCAATATGCTCAATAAGATCACTGCGGGATACATTAACTTTATGATGAGTATATCCCATTGCGCTTGTATAGCTCTTTGCCTGAGGATATTCATCAAATCTACTTTCATCAAAAGAAACGCTGTAGCAAACTGCTGGTCTGTTCAAATACTTGGAGGCTAAGGCAACCGTAGCACTGGAATCCAGGCCACCGCTTAAACTAAATACACACTGTTTGTTTTGGGAAAGGCGAATACGAATAGCTTCATTCAGGCACTCTAGAATTTCGTCCGGAGTAACAATAGGTGATTGACCTGATTGGGAGAAGGTCATCTCCCAATAGCGAGTGACTCTAGCCGTTCCGTTACTTAGCTTTAGCATATGAGCCGGAGGAAGCTGCTGTAGGCCACCAAATAGACTTTCAGCCGGGGATAGGTATTGATAGCTTAAGCATTGAGCAAGCCCTGGTAAGCTCCAGCTTGCATTAAACCCGGCAGCAAATAGACTTTTTGCTTCTGAGCCAAAATACCAGCGACCTTTTTGTTGGCCGTAGACTAAAGGCTTTATTCCGAATCGGTCACGCACAACCAGCAGTTCTTGCTTAAGTGTGTCCCACAGTAGGATAACAAACTCACCCCTTAAATGTAGAACAAAGTCTTCACCGTATTTCAGGTAGAGTGCTAGCGCGATTTCACTGTCGCTTTGTGTTTGAAAAGTGTAACCCTGTTGCAATAGTTGTTGATGGAGTTCTCTATGTGGATAGAGCTCTCCGTTCACTGCAATGGTGTATCGACCACACACACTGGTAATAGGTTGTTTATCACCTTCGGCGCTCTCAATGGCTAAACGGCTGTGACAAAGTAATGCACCAGGCTCCGCATAGTAGTGTTCATCGTCCGGTCCACGGTGTTGCATACTATGGAAAATAGACGGCAAAATACTTAGGTCAATAGGCCTGTTTTGATCAATAAGCGCAACTAATCCGCACATAGGTTAAGGAATGCTTTTTTGTTGTCATCCGCAGAAAATGCACACTTAAACTGTGCCAGCGGGTAATGGTTGCCAATAAATTGAGTCATGTCTTCCTGATACGCCTGAATGAAATCCAGAGCTTGGGAAAAGGGGGCGTAGTTAACACCTCTTATGGTTATTCTTTTCTGTACCACAGTGGAATAAGGAATACTCAATTTAGAGGGTGCTCTACTTTTGACAATAATCTGGCCTCCGGTTTTTAAACTTTCAACTGGAAGAGACTCTGTGGGCGATATAACAATTAGGAAGTCAATATTTTCTGTTTCTGATTGTTCCAGTATTTGAATACCTTGGGTAGATAGAATAAATGCACAAAGCTTTGCGATTCTTCCGTGCCCTAGAACTACAACTTTGTCTTTTGGTCGGATATTACAGTTCAAAATCGACAGCATGGCTGCAACAGGTTCTGCATAGGCTGCTATGGAAGGCGCCAAGTTTGCTGGCACGCGGTAGCATTGATTGCGATGAACCTTGCAATACTTTGCAAATGCACCGGGCTGGCTAACCCCTAATAGTTGAGTGTTACCACAAAGGTGCGGGAGTTGTTTATGACAGTCACTACATGTACCACAGGGAATGATTGGGTTGACTGCGACAGTCTCGTTGATAGTTAGGGGGCAATTTGCTCCTTTTGCTACAACACGGCCGCTAAATTCATGACCAAATGCTTGTCCTGCTACATTGGGAAGTTTGCCTTGGGCTACGAGTAGATCTGTGAGGCAGATACCTGCCAACTCAACCTGAACGATGACTTCATCCGGGTGTTCAATTTGTGGAGTTGGAATTTGGGTCAGCTCAGGGCCGTGTTTTTTTACGATTAACCCTGGCATTGTTTTGTCTAACTTCATTTTAACTCTATAAAGAATCAGTTTTTGTTGAACTTTAACTAATATTGTGGTGGTGCACTAATTGGCATAGTTTAAATAATCATAGTTCTTATCACAGCTTTAGAAAGCATGAGAGCTAACTTTTGAGAGTAACCAGTATCCAGCTGTAACCAAAGAAGCAGTATTAAATTCGTTATTTGTTACTTTGTTCAAGAAATCCTGAGTTCCCATTTTTACAACGCGAATATCTTCATTTTCTGAGTCCAATCCGTGCACGCCTTCAATTGTCGAGGCATCCACATGTGCGTAATAAATCGTTGTGGTTTCTGTACTTCCTCCAGCAGAATTGAAATAGCTGGTAATCAGTTCAAGGTTTTCTATTTGAGCGCCACATTCTTCTTCTGCTTCACGAATGGCAACGTCTTCCGGTAACTCTCCTGGCTCAACTATGCCTGCTACCAACTCTATCAGCCATGGGTTTTCCGAATGAATGGCACCAATACGGAACTGCTCTATAAGGACTATTTGGTCTAGCTGCGGATCATGAAGCAGTACAGCAACGGCATGCCCGCGTTCGAGTACTTCTCGGGTATATGCTTGTGATAAGCCTCCTTGAAAGAGGCTGTGTTGGATTGTGTGACTAATGAGTTTAAAGAACCCGTTATACGTCGTGTTGCTTTCCAGTATTGTGAATTTTTTATCCATTACTAGGTGCTACTCCTTTAATTATCCCAGGGAAAATATATGCGCCACCACGGTTTATTTTTCTATATAAAGGGGAGGGGCGATTTCTTCCCGCTTCTCTTTCGCCGGTATCTTCGAAAATTCCAGCGGAATCCATGCGTTTGGCAAAACTTTGTCGGGTAATGCTTATGCCAAGTATTTTCTCATAGGCTTCTTTGAGCATTGGGTAGGTAAAAGTCTCCGGCATAAAGTTAACGGGTAAATCAGTGTAGAGTGATTTGTCTCTTAATCTATTGAAGGCATCTTTAATTATCTGTTCATGCCAAAAGGCCATCTCGCATTTTGTGCCAACATCAGAAATGGGTTTCCAGCGAATAATTTCACTGCCTTCCATATTGTTAATATCAAACTCACCTTCGTGCGCTAATGCTAAATACGCAGTGGTTACAGACCATCCTCTCGGGTCCATGGAGTCAGAGCCGTAAGTGGAAAGTTGCTCAAAGAAAATATTCTCGATACCTGTTTTTCTTTTTAACTTAGCCAATAGGGCGGAGTCCAGGTCTGGGCAGTTGTCTTTATCTACTCGACCTCCGGGCAATGCCCACAAACCTTTTTCAGGTTCGGAGCTTCGCTTAACTAGAAGGACACAGAGCTCACCTTTGTGAAAAGTAAAAATTACGGGGTCGACGCTATATAAAACCCAATCAATCTTATTCATTGCTTTTATATTTGCTCTATATATGTATTGGTTAGTTGAGTAATCACAAACTCACAACATTCTTCATTACTGGGGGCGCTTCCTTTGTCCAACTTTTCCCTGATCATCGTGCTTCGTACTTTAATGCGTTCTTCAGCTGCCCAAATATTCCACCTGGTTAGAATTTCATCTGCGTTATAAAACCGTTTCCATGTGCTGGGGGAGGCATTATCTGGGCCGACTACGAAGGTAAGGTTTTGGGTGTTATATACCTTTTCCAGCTCACTGAGTACGTCAAAAGTATACACTGGTCTATCTTCTGGGTGAGTATCTGCGATGTCATGCTCAATACGTGAGACTAGAGTATTTTCATTCAACCCCATCTCGGCAACCATACCTTTAACCAATCCCACTCGAAACTCAAAGGGCATCATCTTCTTACCAAAAGCATGATTGTAGCTAGGGACGAGAACAAGCTTATCTGTATGTTCCAGTATTTGATGGATTACGTCTTCATGCCCTCTATGAGGCGGGTTAAAGGCTGAACCAAATACTGCAATTTGGTCTTTTTTCATAAAAATATCTCTTAAGGGGGTTTACATCGCAATGTATGGTTGCTATCTTAGCAATTAAAGGTTGCGAAGTAAAGAGAGAAATCGAGAGTAAGGAGAAGTAAACATGAAAGTGAACAAGGCCAAAACTGCCAGTTTTGATATTGATCCCCAGAATGGCTTTACCCCAGTGTGCCCAGACGAATTACCCGTTGAGGGCGGGCATCAAATCGCACCCTTCCTGAACGCGCAAGCAGAGTTTGCTCGAATTCGAGTGGTATCCCAGGATGCTCACACCCCACACTCTATATGGAAGACGGATGATGAAAACCCAAGTTTTAGTCCTGTTGATGGGCAGAACGTTGATATACGCTGGAATATGCACTGTGTGCCAGGTACCAAAGGCTTTGAGCTAATCGATGGACTTCCCAAGCCAACAGATTACGACTTTATTGTATATAAAGGGGTTGCCCCAGATATGCATCCTTACGGAGCGTGTTACCACGACCTTGGAGATACTCTGTCCACCGGCGTGATTGAATACCTTAAGCAGAATGAGATAGAGACAGTGATATGTGGTGGTTTGGCAACGGATTACTGCGTAAAGCTGACAGTGCTGCAACTGTTAAAGGCGGGGTTTGAGGTGGTGGTAAACCTTGAAGCTTGCCGGGGAATTGCAGAAGAAACAATTACTCAAGCGTTGAATGAAATGGCCACCCAGGGCGCGATACTTATTCAAAGTGCGACAGAACTTACAAATAATTAATTACAGGAAGCGGTTCAATGAGAGATGAAGGAAAGCCAATTTTTACGAGTTTACTGGATACCGACAAATACAAATTCAGTATGCAGCAAGTGAACTTTCACCAGTATCCAGGTGCAATGGCAAAGTACAGGTTCAAATGCCGTAACAAGGATATTGACCTTAGACCTTTGATTCCTGCTATTCGAGAGCAGTTGGCAATGGTTGCTGAACTTCGCTTTACAGACAGCGAGCTGCGTTACCTTAGCCAGGAACCTCATTTGACGTCGGATTACATTGATTTTCTAAGCGATTTCAGTGTAGATGCAAGCCAGATTTTTGTACGTGAAGCAAATGGTGGGATAGATATATTTGCCGAAGGGCCAATGTTGAAAACCAGCCCTTGGGAGTTGTATGTACTGCCAATTGTTAATGAACTTTGGTTCCGTCATTCTATACCAGAGCCTGATTATGATGAAGGGCGTCGTCGTCTAGCCAATAAAATTAAGTTCATAAAAGAGCAGGGTAAGCTTGAAGGGTTTAACTTTACTGATTTTGGAACGCGCCGACGATTCAGTAAAGAATGGCAGGCTGAAGTTCTGCGTACAATTCGCTTGGAGCTGCCCGAATATTTTGTTGGTACCTCTAACTATTATTTTGCCAGAGAGCATGGGCTAAAACCCATTGGCACTATGGCCCATGAATATTTACAAGCATGGCAAGCACTTGCTCACCCGCTAGATGCTCAAAAAGCAGCACTGAATGCCTGGGCACAAGAATTTAGGGGGAGTTTGGGAGATGCACTAACCGATGTGATTGGTATGGATAGCTTCTGCAATGTATTGGATTTGTATTTTGCCAAGCAATTTGATGGTTTCAGGCATGACTCTGGTGACCCCGCTATTTGGTGCAACAAACTGATTAATCGCTTAACGGAGCTAGGTTTAGACCCAAGAACTAAACGGGCTATTTGGAGCGATGGTTTGGACTTTGAGAAAATGGTTGAACTATATCGTCAATTTAACCCATGTATTCAAACAGGTTTTGGTATAGGAACAAACCTTACTAACGACCTCGGATATAAAGCACTGAATATTGTGATGAAAGTGGTGGAAGTGAACGGCAGACCTGTTGCCAAGCTTTCTGATAGCGCCGGTAAAACCATGTGTGAAAACCCGGATTATGTGGCCTGGTTAGCAGGAGCATATGGAAGGAAAGAGGAATTTGTGTAATGAAAATAGTAACAGCACAACTAAACTATACCATTGGTGATTTTCAGGGTAATACCGAAAAGATCTTGGATGTAATTAAGAATAAAGGGAATGATGCTGACCTTATCGTTTTCTCTGAGCTATGTGTAACCGGTTACTACCCAAAAGACTTGCTTCAAAGAAAAGGGTTTATAGAGAAACAAAACCGAGCGGTAGCGAAAATTAGAGAAGCAACAAAAAATATTCACGCTGCGGTGGTGATAGGTACTGTTCAAGAAAACCCATTTAATGGAAAGGCGTTTTTAAACGCATTGGAGTTTATTGAGAATGGAGAGACTCGCTTTAATTACCACAAACAACTTTTGCCAACTTATGGTGTATTTGATGAGGCAAGACATTTTGAACCGGGCAATTTGCCTGCAACCTTTCTGTGGAAGGGGAGGCGTTTAGGTTTTTTGATCTGCGAAGATGCCTGGGAAGATGGAGAGCGGCCATTATACAAGCGTGATCCGGTTAAGTTGTTGGAAAAAAGCCAGCTTGATTTGATCGTTAGCATTAATGCTTCTCCTTACAGTATATATAAACGCACTACTCGACATGGGTTGGTTAAAACTATTGCGACTAGGTGTAATGCACCTGTGGTGTATGTCAATCAAGTGGGGGCAATTGATGAGCTTGTATTCGATGGTAACTCGCTTGTGTATTCAGAAAAAGCAGAATGCCTTTTTGATGGCGTGCTGTTTAAGGAAGAGGTTGCTGAAGTAAACCTTGCTCAAGAGCAGCCAGTTGTAATAGAAGCGCTGAATGATATGGAAATTATTACCAACCAACTGGTTACCGGCTTGAAGGATTATTGCGATAAGTCTGGATTTGAAAAAGTCGTAATAGGTTCAAGTGGTGGCATAGACAGTGCGGTAACCATAGCCATTGCTGCTCTGGCAATGGGGTCGCAGAATGTTATTGCCGTGACTATGCCATCCAAATATAGTTCTGCCGGTTCCGTTGATGACTCTGTTGCCCTGTGTGATGCGCTTGAAGTTGAGTTAATTAATGCGCCTATTAAGGCAACTTTTGATACGGAAGTTCAGGCTTATACTGAGGCGTTTGGTAGTCCGCCAAGTGGCTTGGCACAAGAAAACCTACAGGCGAGAATTCGTGGCCAGCGTCTAATGACCTATTCAAACACAACAGGAGCGATGGTCGTTTCTACAGGGAACAAAACGGAAATGTCTGTTGGCTACTGTACCTTGTATGGTGATATGGCTGGAGGTGTTTCCTTGCTTGCAGACTTATACAAGCTCCAGGTATACGCCTTGGCAAAATACTTAAATAACGAAGTGTTTAAAAAGGAAGTCATTCCGCAAATAATTATTGATAAGGAACCGTCTGCAGAGCTAGCACCGGATCAGAAAGACAGTGATGCTTTGCCTCCTTATGACCAGTTAGATGCGTTTTTACATTTGCTGCTTGAGCATGATTTGTTAGAGCCAGAAGAGATAGAAAAACACAGTAAAACTGCAAGTATGATGAGAGAGGAAGATAAAGCGAAAGTCAAAAGGCTATTAGATAGAAACGAATATAAACGACGTCAGGCTGCGCCAGTTATTCGTATCAATCGCCGTTCTTTCGGCGCAGATAGGCAAATACCATTGACTGCAAAAGTGACCGAAGTTCAATAAAAGTGAAAAGGAGAAAGAGGCATGACCAGAGTATTAAAGGTGGGTATAGATATTCATGGCGTTATTGATACTTTCCCCGAAAAGTTCAAGCTTCTTTCTTCTGCGTTAGTTCAGGCTGGGGCAGAAGTGCACATCGTTACTGGGTCAAAACGCTGTGAGAGAATTGATAATATGCTGGCAAATGCTGGTATCCAGTTTACTCACTATTTCTCAATCGTTGATCATCTTGAACAAACCAGTGTAGATGTTCAGTGGAGAAAGGGATTGCCATATGCCGATGAAAATGCCTGGAATATTGCAAAGAGCCAATACTGTGAGGCACAAGATATTGACTTGATGTTTGATGATTCGGAAATTTACAAAAGTACATTTCATGGTATTGAAACCACTTTTTTACATGTTATTGGTTAGGCTGAAACATTGAGGGAATAATTATGCTGCTTTATCTAGCTATTGGTGATGCATATGGCGCTGGCTTTGAATTTGCTTCAGAAGAAAAAGTCAAAAATCATAATAACCTTAAAATGTACTATGAGCATGGTCTAGGAATCAAAGCTGGAAACTATACAGATGATACTCAGATGTCTCTTGCTTTGGCGGAGCTTCTTATAGAAGGTGAAGATTGGATAAGAGAAAATATTGCGCATAAGTTTGTAGAATGCTTTAAGAGAGACCAGAGACTAGGGTACTCAGAAGGGTTCTATCAGTTACTTTGTTCCATAAAAAATGGTTCAGAGTTATTGAATAAAATCAATCCATATAGTACACGTAACGGTGCCGCTATGCGGGCAACGCCGATCGGATATATAAAAGATATACCATTGTTATTATCACATTCTGCTATTCAGGCTGCGATAACCCACGATACAGAAATTGGAATAAAGTCTGCTCAGGCGGTAGCCCTTATATGCCACTATTTTATATACAATCTGGGACCAAAAGAACAGTTGTTAGACTTTGTAAAAGAATACTCCGAGTTTAAATGGAGTGATCAGTGGTCTGGGCCTGTTGCATGCTGTGGAAAACAGACCGTGAATGCCATATTGACTGTGCTTAGTACACAAAATAGTTTAGCCGGAGTATTGAGGGAAAGTGTTGAATTCTGCGGGGATGTTGATACGGTAGCTGCTGTTGCTTTAGCTGCTGCCAGTCGAAGTCAGTTTTTTGTTAACGATCTACCTTCTCATCTCATTGATTCATTAGAAAATGAAGAGTTTGGTCTCGACTATTTAAAAAAGTCTAGTCGGCTTCTCGAAGAATATTACCTTTCATTATGACACTACATAAAAAGCTCAATCAGAAAAAACAAATCAGAGTTATTGGCTTTGATGACGCCCCCTTTCCAAAAAATGGGCATGGCAAGGTAAATGTCTCGGGAATTGTCTGCTCAAATACTCGGTTTGAAGGCATGTTATGGGGGGAGGTAGATAAAGATGGTTTTGATGCAACGCACAAGTTATCCTCAATGATATGCAATAGTAAGTTCCATCAACAGCTCGATGCTGTATTGTTAGACGGGATTGCAGTTGCTGGGTTTAATATTATAAATTTGAAGGAAATGCATGAACTCACTGGTTTACCCTCTATCGCTGTAATGCGGCGAATGCCAGACCTGCCATCAATATACTCTGCGTTGGGTAACCTTAATAAATCTGAGTTGCGAATCAAAATTCTGGAAGAGGCTGGAGAAATTCACCATTTGGGTGGTTTCTTTTTCCAGGTTATCGGTTGTGATGCGGCCTGTGCCGCTGAAGTGTTGAAAGCGGTGACCGATAACGGAAAAGTACCAGAGCCTCTACGGTTGGCCCATCTTATTGGAGCAGCAATAATGGGCGGAGAAAGTAGCAACAGAGCTTAGTGGAAAAAATCGAATGGAACTTACTTTTTTAGGAACGTCTTCGGGTACACCAACCAAAACAAGAAATGTATCTGGTGCAGCTGTAAGCTTGCGGGATTCAAAGAAGTGGTGTTTGGTTGACTGCGGAGAGGGGACACAACATCAAATATCGCTAACCCGGTATTCATTAATTCATCTTCAAGCGATTTTTATAAGCCATGTTCATGGAGATCATTGCTACGGCTTGCCTGGATTGTTGGCTAGTGCTGCCATGGCAGGAAGAGATGCCCCTCTGAAAATTATTTGTCCTGCTGGAGTAAGAAATTTTATGCAGTCAATAATAGCAGAGACTGAGATGCATCTTTCCTATGAACTCGAGTACATTGATGTAGCAGTAAAAAGTCTCTCTGTTGCTTTGGACGAGGTGGTCGTTGAAGTAATCCCTCTCTCTCATAGAGTGCCTTCATTTGGCTTTCGATTTTCTGAGGTTGTTGAGCGAAAGAAAAAGTTGAATACAAAAAAACTGATTTCGGAAGGTATTGCAAAAGGTGAGTTGTGGGGGCGAATTCAAAAGGGAGAGGATGTTTCTCTAGAAGATGGGCGGCAGCTTAAATCGGCAGAATTTTTAACGGAAGTTGAGCGTTCCCCGAAATTGATCGTCTGTGGAGATAACGATAGTCCTGAATTGTTGAAGCCCTATATGGAAGGTGTAGATATAGTTGTACATGAGGCAACCTATACGGAAGATGTAGCCGCAAAAGTGGGGAATGTCCCTCAACATAGTTATGCAAAAAAGGTGGCTGCTTTTGCTCAGGAGGTGGGGTTGAAAAATCTAATTCTGACGCATTTCAGTCCGCGCTATACCGATGATATCGATCGCTTCCCCAGTGTATTAAATATTGAGGACGAAGCTAAATCTGTTTTCGTTGGAAATATTTTTCTGGCTAAAGACTTGGATTGTTACTGGATGAATAATAAAGGTGAAGTGAGCCTGAATAAGGTAGAAAATAAGATGAAACCGGAGGCAGTGCCTCCGGCTTTCTAACGAGTATTTCTACTCAAGAATTACTCAATGACTTCAGTAACCACACCGGCACCCACAGTTTTTCCACCTTCGCGAATCGCAAAGCGAATGCCTTCTTCCAAACCAACTGGCTTCAATAGCTCAAAATTAATTTGACCCTGAGCACCAGGGTGTAGCTGAGCAGTGTCATTTTCAACGTTCACAATACCAGTTACATCGGTCGTGCCGAAGAAGAACTGCGGGCGGTAGCCGGAGCTGAACGCAGTGTGGCGACCCCCTTCCTCTTTGCTCAACACGAATATGGTTGCTTGAGCTTTAGTGTAGGGTTTCACCGCACCGGGTATAGTAATTACCTGGCCGCGTTGTACTTCGTCGCGCTTAACTCCGCGAAGAAGCAAGCCGACGTTCATACCCGCACGGGCTTCGTCTACGTCTTTGTGGAAAGCTTGAGTACCGGTTACCACAACGGCTTCGTTGTGTTGACTGTCCAAACCAACAATTTCCACAGTGTCGCCCACTTTAATTACACCACGGTCAACACGACCTGTTACCACGGTTCCACGACCACCAATAGTGTGAACGTCTTCGATTGGCATCATAAATGGGCTGTCGTAATCCCTGACTGGGTCAGGTATTTCGGTGTCCAGCGCCTTTACCAATTCATCGATGCACTGGGTAGCTTCAGTATTAAGATTGCCTTCGGCAACATCGTTAAGTGCCATTAGCGCACTACCAAAAATAAACTTCACATCGGTATAACCTTGCGAGGAAAGCTGGTCTTCCAAGTCCATTTGAACAAGGTCTGCCATTTCCTCTCTCTCGTCGTCGGCCAGCATGTCCATTTTGTTAACAAATACTACAAGGTTTTCGACATTCACCTGACGAGCTAAAAGGATATGCTCGATGGTTTGCTTGGCAGCACCCTCTGTGCCGTCAACCAACAAAATTGCACCGTCCATTTGAGATGCGCCGGTAATCATGTTTTTGATATAGTCAGCGTGCCCCGGGCAGTCAATGTGCGCATAGTGACGATTATCAGACTCATACTCCACATGGGAAGTATTAATCGTAATACCGCGCTCTTTTTCTTCTTTGGCGTTGTCGATCT includes:
- a CDS encoding NAD+ synthase, coding for MKIVTAQLNYTIGDFQGNTEKILDVIKNKGNDADLIVFSELCVTGYYPKDLLQRKGFIEKQNRAVAKIREATKNIHAAVVIGTVQENPFNGKAFLNALEFIENGETRFNYHKQLLPTYGVFDEARHFEPGNLPATFLWKGRRLGFLICEDAWEDGERPLYKRDPVKLLEKSQLDLIVSINASPYSIYKRTTRHGLVKTIATRCNAPVVYVNQVGAIDELVFDGNSLVYSEKAECLFDGVLFKEEVAEVNLAQEQPVVIEALNDMEIITNQLVTGLKDYCDKSGFEKVVIGSSGGIDSAVTIAIAALAMGSQNVIAVTMPSKYSSAGSVDDSVALCDALEVELINAPIKATFDTEVQAYTEAFGSPPSGLAQENLQARIRGQRLMTYSNTTGAMVVSTGNKTEMSVGYCTLYGDMAGGVSLLADLYKLQVYALAKYLNNEVFKKEVIPQIIIDKEPSAELAPDQKDSDALPPYDQLDAFLHLLLEHDLLEPEEIEKHSKTASMMREEDKAKVKRLLDRNEYKRRQAAPVIRINRRSFGADRQIPLTAKVTEVQ
- a CDS encoding ribonuclease Z, yielding MELTFLGTSSGTPTKTRNVSGAAVSLRDSKKWCLVDCGEGTQHQISLTRYSLIHLQAIFISHVHGDHCYGLPGLLASAAMAGRDAPLKIICPAGVRNFMQSIIAETEMHLSYELEYIDVAVKSLSVALDEVVVEVIPLSHRVPSFGFRFSEVVERKKKLNTKKLISEGIAKGELWGRIQKGEDVSLEDGRQLKSAEFLTEVERSPKLIVCGDNDSPELLKPYMEGVDIVVHEATYTEDVAAKVGNVPQHSYAKKVAAFAQEVGLKNLILTHFSPRYTDDIDRFPSVLNIEDEAKSVFVGNIFLAKDLDCYWMNNKGEVSLNKVENKMKPEAVPPAF
- the tuf gene encoding elongation factor Tu — its product is MDKLHLNVGTIGHVDHGKTTLTAAITQHQALKFGGTAWSFDQIDNAKEEKERGITINTSHVEYESDNRHYAHIDCPGHADYIKNMITGASQMDGAILLVDGTEGAAKQTIEHILLARQVNVENLVVFVNKMDMLADDEREEMADLVQMDLEDQLSSQGYTDVKFIFGSALMALNDVAEGNLNTEATQCIDELVKALDTEIPDPVRDYDSPFMMPIEDVHTIGGRGTVVTGRVDRGVIKVGDTVEIVGLDSQHNEAVVVTGTQAFHKDVDEARAGMNVGLLLRGVKRDEVQRGQVITIPGAVKPYTKAQATIFVLSKEEGGRHTAFSSGYRPQFFFGTTDVTGIVNVENDTAQLHPGAQGQINFELLKPVGLEEGIRFAIREGGKTVGAGVVTEVIE
- a CDS encoding ADP-ribosylglycohydrolase family protein, which gives rise to MLLYLAIGDAYGAGFEFASEEKVKNHNNLKMYYEHGLGIKAGNYTDDTQMSLALAELLIEGEDWIRENIAHKFVECFKRDQRLGYSEGFYQLLCSIKNGSELLNKINPYSTRNGAAMRATPIGYIKDIPLLLSHSAIQAAITHDTEIGIKSAQAVALICHYFIYNLGPKEQLLDFVKEYSEFKWSDQWSGPVACCGKQTVNAILTVLSTQNSLAGVLRESVEFCGDVDTVAAVALAAASRSQFFVNDLPSHLIDSLENEEFGLDYLKKSSRLLEEYYLSL
- a CDS encoding DUF99 family protein: MTLHKKLNQKKQIRVIGFDDAPFPKNGHGKVNVSGIVCSNTRFEGMLWGEVDKDGFDATHKLSSMICNSKFHQQLDAVLLDGIAVAGFNIINLKEMHELTGLPSIAVMRRMPDLPSIYSALGNLNKSELRIKILEEAGEIHHLGGFFFQVIGCDAACAAEVLKAVTDNGKVPEPLRLAHLIGAAIMGGESSNRA